A window of the Lysinibacillus irui genome harbors these coding sequences:
- a CDS encoding ECF transporter S component — protein sequence MKKNVKLQSFITIGMLSSISFLLMLFNFPIPPFPAFLEVDFSDMPALLAAITMGPVAGILVELFKNVLDWIFSGTPTGVPVGHIANFATGILFILPVSFIFNRFKSIAGLIGGLATGTIVMAVGMSVLNYALFLPMYTYFLGMEPVVGDSLYKMIVAGILPFNIVKGILLTAIMALLFSTMRKWIDRQRSMYITK from the coding sequence ATGAAGAAAAATGTTAAACTTCAATCGTTTATTACGATTGGTATGCTGAGCAGTATTTCGTTTTTATTAATGCTTTTTAATTTCCCTATTCCGCCTTTCCCAGCATTTTTGGAAGTGGACTTTAGTGATATGCCTGCCTTACTAGCAGCCATCACAATGGGACCGGTAGCTGGTATTTTAGTAGAATTATTTAAAAATGTGTTGGATTGGATTTTCTCAGGTACTCCAACTGGGGTGCCGGTAGGTCATATTGCCAACTTTGCAACAGGTATTTTATTTATTTTGCCAGTAAGCTTTATTTTTAATCGTTTTAAATCGATTGCGGGCCTTATTGGAGGTTTAGCGACAGGGACAATAGTGATGGCAGTGGGAATGAGCGTTTTAAACTATGCTTTATTTTTACCAATGTACACATATTTCCTAGGAATGGAACCAGTTGTAGGAGACTCACTTTATAAAATGATTGTCGCTGGGATTTTACCATTCAACATTGTGAAGGGTATTTTATTAACAGCTATTATGGCTTTATTATTTTCAACAATGCGCAAGTGGATCGACCGCCAGCGCTCAATGTATATAACGAAATAA
- a CDS encoding ATP-binding protein — MNRIWNSVVGKLWVTILLLVSFVLFVFTVLMLEFLQNYHMQQAEISLRQTAATVASIVDDNETAESTSELLKDILPTGTNALIAISHVEVSFAMQEGVNKKEIQDTILANKSFHEVFQSDEPIIKEMMMPSSTVPEKMESYVVLGFPLNVENAVHGAVFIYQSPDALHKTSKETTKIVFLAAFIAFVLTTFFAFFLSSRITSPLRKMRELAFEIAKGNFEAKMPTTQNDEIGQLAVAFNQMGRQLKHNLEVINQENEQLSNILTSMTDAVITFNRDRTILLSNPPAERLMQKWFVNKGSQSAKPIPPELYHMLDHVLMFEDKLEEEIEMDGNYYTFTISPLYSGEMIRGAVAVIRDMTEQHRLEKLRSDFIANVSHELRTPIAMLQGYSEALMDDDFIQDQEERNEITKIIYDESKRMGRLVTDLLDLARMESGHMTLYKDELPINSTFERITQKFAQVAKEKHVRLIFDSEFNDDAMINMDEDRIEQVLTNLVDNALRHTDEGAVTVKVEQEPTFAKISVQDTGHGIPQEDLPYVFERFYKADKARTRSKGGTGLGLAIARNIVKAHSGNIMVDSVLKEGTTFTFYLPFD; from the coding sequence ATGAATAGAATATGGAATAGTGTTGTCGGGAAGCTATGGGTAACCATATTGCTTCTCGTTTCATTTGTATTATTTGTTTTCACGGTATTGATGCTAGAATTTCTTCAAAACTACCACATGCAGCAAGCGGAAATTTCATTACGTCAAACGGCTGCAACAGTGGCAAGTATAGTGGACGACAATGAAACAGCAGAATCCACTTCAGAATTATTAAAAGATATATTACCTACAGGGACCAATGCATTGATTGCTATAAGTCATGTGGAAGTCTCTTTTGCAATGCAAGAAGGTGTAAATAAAAAAGAAATACAAGACACCATTTTAGCTAACAAATCTTTCCATGAAGTATTTCAATCTGATGAACCCATTATTAAAGAAATGATGATGCCTTCTTCTACTGTTCCAGAAAAGATGGAATCGTATGTTGTGCTTGGTTTCCCATTGAATGTTGAAAACGCAGTACATGGAGCTGTCTTCATCTACCAAAGCCCAGATGCGTTACATAAAACGTCTAAGGAAACAACGAAAATTGTCTTTTTAGCGGCCTTTATAGCATTTGTATTGACAACATTTTTTGCGTTTTTCCTTTCTTCACGTATTACTTCACCGCTTAGAAAAATGCGTGAGTTGGCCTTTGAAATTGCTAAAGGTAACTTTGAAGCAAAAATGCCAACGACCCAAAATGATGAAATTGGTCAGCTTGCGGTTGCTTTCAACCAAATGGGACGTCAATTAAAACATAATTTAGAGGTCATCAATCAGGAAAATGAACAGCTTTCAAATATTTTGACATCTATGACAGATGCTGTGATTACATTTAATCGTGACCGTACAATATTATTAAGTAATCCACCAGCCGAACGTCTTATGCAAAAATGGTTTGTCAACAAAGGCTCGCAAAGTGCTAAACCAATTCCACCTGAGCTTTATCATATGCTTGATCATGTGCTGATGTTTGAGGATAAGTTAGAAGAGGAAATTGAAATGGACGGCAATTATTATACATTTACTATTAGTCCTCTTTATAGTGGAGAAATGATACGTGGTGCTGTCGCTGTTATTCGTGATATGACTGAACAACATCGCTTAGAAAAACTAAGATCGGATTTTATTGCGAATGTTTCTCATGAGCTTCGAACACCGATTGCCATGTTGCAAGGATACTCGGAAGCGTTGATGGATGATGATTTTATTCAAGATCAGGAAGAGCGCAATGAAATTACTAAAATTATTTATGATGAATCGAAGCGAATGGGTCGCCTTGTAACAGATTTATTAGATTTGGCACGAATGGAATCAGGGCATATGACCCTCTATAAAGATGAATTACCAATTAATTCTACATTTGAACGTATTACTCAAAAATTTGCCCAAGTAGCAAAAGAAAAGCATGTTCGCTTGATCTTTGACAGTGAATTTAACGACGATGCCATGATTAATATGGATGAAGATCGCATTGAACAAGTGCTCACAAATTTAGTTGATAATGCATTAAGACATACTGATGAAGGGGCTGTCACTGTAAAGGTTGAACAGGAGCCAACCTTTGCTAAAATTTCTGTGCAAGATACAGGGCACGGCATTCCACAGGAGGACCTACCATATGTCTTCGAACGTTTTTATAAAGCAGATAAGGCACGTACTCGCTCTAAAGGAGGAACGGGTCTTGGTTTAGCCATTGCTCGAAATATTGTAAAGGCACATTCAGGTAATATCATGGTAGATAGTGTGCTGAAAGAAGGTACAACCTTCACGTTTTATTTACCGTTCGATTAA
- a CDS encoding sodium-dependent transporter, producing the protein MSGKKGQWSSKLGFILASAGAAIGLGAIWKLPYVTGQSGGGAFFLIFVLFTLLIGLPMLLSEYVLGRGTQSEAITAYKKIAPSKPGWAWIGRMGVLGCFLLLTFYSVVGGWIFIYSGLGVAGAVIDPAIDSAELFGKIIGTPWITLVGLALFTLTNVLIISLGVQNGIEKANKWMMPLLFIMFIVLVMRAVTLDGAMEGVKFFLWPDFSNITGKALLEALGQSFFGLAVGFSCLVTYSSYLKKDVSLPNSAGSVVLLTVLVSFLAGLAIFPVVFAFDLEPAAGPGLLFMVLPTAFSQMPFGEVFLAMFLLLFLFATLTSSFSLYEIIVAAMMENSQRSRPMWTLLLGVVVFSAAIPAALSSSILSDVTIFEKSIFDATDFLVSNLMLPLGNLFIAIFIAYVVDKEFVKRELLMGSKMGQGYYSTYRMLMLVVVPIVILVVFINMLLQY; encoded by the coding sequence ATGAGTGGAAAAAAAGGACAATGGTCAAGTAAATTAGGTTTTATTTTAGCGTCAGCTGGTGCTGCAATTGGTTTAGGAGCGATATGGAAGCTACCGTATGTCACAGGGCAGAGTGGCGGTGGGGCATTTTTCCTAATTTTTGTGCTCTTTACATTGTTAATTGGTTTGCCCATGCTATTATCCGAATATGTCTTAGGTCGTGGTACGCAATCAGAGGCGATAACTGCGTATAAAAAAATCGCTCCGTCAAAACCAGGGTGGGCATGGATAGGCCGAATGGGTGTGCTTGGTTGTTTTTTATTATTAACTTTTTATAGTGTTGTTGGTGGTTGGATTTTCATTTACAGCGGCCTAGGTGTAGCTGGCGCTGTGATAGATCCAGCAATTGATTCAGCTGAATTATTTGGGAAAATTATAGGGACCCCTTGGATTACGCTAGTGGGCTTAGCTTTGTTTACATTAACAAATGTACTAATTATTTCATTAGGTGTACAAAATGGTATTGAGAAAGCTAATAAATGGATGATGCCATTACTCTTTATCATGTTCATTGTTCTTGTTATGCGAGCTGTTACATTAGATGGTGCGATGGAGGGAGTAAAATTCTTCTTATGGCCAGATTTCTCTAATATTACTGGGAAGGCACTATTAGAAGCACTAGGGCAATCATTCTTTGGACTAGCAGTAGGATTCTCTTGTCTTGTTACATATAGTTCCTATCTAAAAAAAGATGTTAGTCTTCCAAACTCAGCGGGCTCTGTTGTGCTACTAACTGTACTAGTATCTTTTTTGGCAGGACTAGCGATCTTCCCTGTTGTATTTGCCTTTGATTTAGAGCCGGCAGCGGGACCAGGTTTACTATTTATGGTGCTACCGACTGCTTTTAGTCAAATGCCATTCGGGGAAGTATTTTTAGCCATGTTTTTATTGTTATTTTTATTTGCTACATTAACATCATCATTCAGTTTATATGAAATTATCGTAGCAGCCATGATGGAAAATAGTCAGAGATCTCGTCCGATGTGGACACTTTTATTAGGTGTAGTCGTTTTCAGTGCTGCCATTCCAGCAGCACTTTCCTCTAGTATTTTATCGGATGTAACTATTTTCGAGAAAAGTATTTTTGATGCAACCGACTTTTTAGTGTCCAACTTAATGTTGCCATTGGGGAATTTGTTTATTGCGATCTTTATTGCCTATGTAGTGGATAAGGAATTTGTGAAGAGAGAACTGTTAATGGGTAGTAAAATGGGGCAGGGCTATTATTCAACATATCGTATGTTAATGTTAGTCGTTGTACCGATTGTTATTCTCGTTGTATTTATTAATATGTTATTGCAATATTAA
- the sigX gene encoding RNA polymerase sigma factor SigX, producing MNDSVFHRLYDAYHQDVFQFLIYLVKNRTLAEDLAHEVYVRVLRSYDQFAGNSSEKTWLFAIAKNVAIDHFRKQAVRQKHSLDFFDWETEQLHSTTPSPEDMLQASDEFMQVESALENCTGDQKMVIIMRYFQDLSIAETAQILDWTEAKVKTTQHRAIKFLRQQLQPIKEQEAKRQ from the coding sequence TTGAATGACTCCGTGTTCCATCGACTATACGATGCATATCACCAGGACGTGTTCCAGTTTTTAATATATTTAGTAAAAAACCGTACACTCGCTGAAGATTTAGCGCATGAAGTTTATGTACGAGTGTTGCGCTCATATGATCAATTTGCAGGTAACAGCAGTGAGAAGACCTGGCTTTTTGCTATTGCTAAAAATGTAGCAATTGATCATTTCAGAAAGCAAGCTGTACGCCAAAAGCATTCACTTGATTTCTTTGACTGGGAAACGGAACAGCTCCATTCAACCACACCATCACCGGAAGATATGCTACAGGCCAGTGATGAATTTATGCAAGTCGAGTCAGCACTTGAAAACTGTACAGGTGACCAGAAAATGGTCATTATTATGCGCTATTTTCAGGATTTATCTATTGCAGAAACTGCGCAAATACTAGATTGGACAGAAGCTAAGGTAAAAACAACCCAGCATCGAGCCATTAAATTTTTAAGGCAACAGCTACAGCCGATTAAAGAACAGGAGGCGAAACGGCAATGA
- a CDS encoding response regulator transcription factor: MSENISVLVVDDEDRIRRLLKMYLEREGYLVDEAENGEQAIEKSLEKEYHCILLDIMMPEKDGLEVCAEIRERAATPIILLTAKGEEANRVQGFELGADDYIVKPFSPREVVLRVKAILRRSQAFSPATNASSSKDLVVFQHLMIDHDAHRVTAEGIEVNLTPKEYELLYFLAKSPDKVFDREQLLKEVWHYDFFGDLRTVDTHVKRLREKLNRVSENAAKMIVTVWGVGYKFEVVNE; the protein is encoded by the coding sequence GTGTCAGAAAATATTTCAGTATTAGTAGTAGATGACGAGGATCGTATTCGCCGCTTATTAAAAATGTATTTAGAGCGTGAAGGATACCTTGTTGACGAAGCAGAAAATGGTGAACAAGCGATCGAAAAATCTTTAGAAAAAGAGTATCACTGTATTTTACTTGATATTATGATGCCTGAAAAAGATGGGCTAGAAGTATGTGCGGAAATTAGAGAACGTGCAGCAACACCGATTATTTTATTAACTGCAAAAGGCGAAGAAGCGAATCGTGTACAAGGCTTTGAGCTTGGTGCAGATGATTATATTGTAAAACCGTTTAGTCCTCGTGAGGTCGTATTACGAGTGAAAGCTATTTTACGTCGTTCACAGGCGTTCTCACCAGCGACAAATGCATCCTCTTCAAAAGATTTAGTGGTATTCCAGCATTTAATGATCGATCATGATGCACACCGCGTGACAGCAGAGGGAATTGAGGTCAATTTAACACCTAAAGAGTACGAATTATTATACTTCTTAGCGAAATCGCCAGACAAAGTATTTGACCGTGAACAACTACTAAAAGAGGTTTGGCATTATGACTTCTTTGGTGATTTACGTACAGTTGACACACATGTGAAACGATTACGTGAAAAGCTCAACCGGGTTTCAGAAAACGCTGCTAAAATGATTGTGACGGTTTGGGGCGTTGGTTACAAATTTGAGGTTGTCAATGAATAG
- the ccsB gene encoding c-type cytochrome biogenesis protein CcsB, which translates to MSLIDLSGNLLFVAFIAYLVATLLFGGSIKQANATGKNTGKWGKLAIVVTIIGFLSQLGYFITRWIYTGHAPVSNMFEFTTAFGMFIVGAFILIYFIYRLTALGLVALPVALLIIAYAAMFPKEVSPLVPSLQSHWLTIHVITAALGQSILAISAVAGLIYLLKVVDLTKPSKQRFWLEAVMYCLVVVVGFVAVTSTFSAMDYESSYNYVDKEGTTRKIIYNLPPIFGMNEYEAVEEHGMSPLVEMPALINAKKLTTVVWSLMVGSVLYLLIRLIARRRISAIFQPLVKRVNLQLLDEIGYRSVLIGFPVFSLGALIFAMIWAQIAWSRFWGWDPKEVWALITWLFYAAFLHLRLSKGWEGRKSAWLALIGFGIILFNLIAVNLILAGLHSYA; encoded by the coding sequence ATGAGTTTGATTGACCTAAGTGGAAACCTATTATTTGTAGCATTTATTGCTTATTTAGTTGCAACATTATTATTTGGTGGCTCCATTAAGCAAGCGAATGCTACTGGTAAGAATACAGGAAAATGGGGTAAGCTTGCCATTGTTGTAACAATTATTGGTTTCCTTTCTCAGCTTGGCTATTTTATTACGCGTTGGATCTATACAGGTCATGCGCCAGTAAGTAATATGTTTGAATTTACAACGGCATTTGGTATGTTCATTGTAGGCGCGTTTATCTTAATTTATTTTATTTATCGTTTGACTGCACTTGGATTAGTTGCCTTACCTGTAGCACTTTTAATTATTGCCTATGCCGCGATGTTCCCAAAAGAAGTAAGTCCATTAGTACCTTCCTTACAAAGTCATTGGTTAACCATTCATGTTATAACGGCAGCATTAGGGCAATCTATTTTAGCCATTAGTGCTGTGGCAGGACTTATTTACTTATTAAAAGTAGTCGATTTAACAAAGCCTTCTAAACAACGTTTTTGGTTAGAAGCCGTGATGTACTGTCTTGTAGTAGTGGTTGGTTTTGTTGCGGTGACATCTACATTTAGTGCGATGGATTATGAGTCTAGCTATAATTATGTTGATAAAGAAGGAACAACGCGAAAAATTATTTATAATTTACCGCCAATTTTCGGTATGAATGAGTATGAAGCTGTTGAAGAACATGGCATGTCACCATTAGTAGAAATGCCAGCTTTAATTAATGCGAAAAAATTAACAACTGTTGTTTGGTCATTAATGGTAGGATCGGTTTTATATTTATTAATTCGATTAATCGCTCGTCGTCGAATTAGTGCCATTTTCCAACCACTCGTTAAACGTGTAAATTTACAATTACTTGATGAAATTGGTTATCGTTCAGTGCTAATTGGATTCCCTGTATTCTCCCTAGGTGCTTTAATCTTTGCGATGATTTGGGCACAAATTGCTTGGAGTCGTTTCTGGGGTTGGGATCCAAAAGAAGTTTGGGCTCTTATTACATGGTTATTCTATGCGGCATTCCTACATCTGCGACTATCTAAAGGCTGGGAAGGTCGAAAATCTGCTTGGTTAGCATTAATTGGATTCGGGATCATTTTATTCAACCTAATTGCTGTTAACTTAATTCTTGCAGGTTTACACTCCTATGCATAA
- the resA gene encoding thiol-disulfide oxidoreductase ResA, producing the protein MEKKKKRLVLRTVILAVLALAIGYTVYGTATKEKVELVAVGSEAPDFTLVDLNGEKHKLSDYKGQGVFLNFWGTWCKPCEKEMPAMDNQYQVFKDQGVQTLAVNIAQTDFEVQNFVDRYNLSFPVVIDKTKSVMTAYNVGQLPATVLIDPEGKVAKIITGEMTEENIASFMELVKPK; encoded by the coding sequence TTGGAGAAAAAGAAAAAGCGACTCGTACTGCGAACGGTCATTTTAGCCGTGCTGGCATTGGCAATTGGGTACACGGTTTATGGAACAGCAACAAAGGAAAAAGTAGAGTTAGTGGCAGTAGGGTCTGAAGCACCTGACTTCACGTTAGTAGATTTAAATGGTGAAAAACATAAATTGTCTGATTATAAAGGACAAGGGGTATTTTTAAACTTCTGGGGAACTTGGTGTAAGCCTTGTGAGAAGGAAATGCCTGCGATGGATAATCAGTATCAAGTGTTTAAAGATCAAGGTGTACAAACATTAGCTGTTAATATTGCGCAAACAGACTTTGAAGTGCAGAATTTTGTCGATCGTTATAATTTATCATTCCCAGTAGTCATTGACAAAACGAAAAGTGTTATGACTGCATACAATGTAGGTCAATTACCTGCTACAGTGTTAATTGATCCAGAAGGCAAAGTAGCGAAAATTATCACAGGTGAAATGACGGAGGAAAATATCGCTTCGTTCATGGAATTAGTGAAGCCGAAATAA
- a CDS encoding RNA polymerase subunit sigma, which yields MTHKPFDDEQLEHVLNNAPKLSDHRSKEDILNRLMADARLQDNIHLQEAIQQPVEDEQTQQQSNSLKQEERSTESKFRKIPFFMSVAAVFALTILVGSMVMNNQAEQKDQASTAETATYSTLQEDRATKDASAKDEVLQSNIVTEHERILSLRSSVYEEDVKDAVVFRIGLAGRDAESVPMTYVIPNERVATDFGTEKPSTLQMYEKYAPQIDEEAKGFTDYHPYKGELKEKEDKLVHVLPKDNDYDVASATVNEYKGTLEDTFSDSEYTEVEIQNEDGTPYEFSQDGEPSQAMSLTGAKHYNYYLYKDPNGAEYLSPDFRQTFANVTEALTQMKNKNDDVYVPVVPENVTYTVKEEADGVVITFDIPLDLTSLEPIRATQLIEAMMLTAASFDQQLRLDNVVQESWEGFDLKNYLPKPVGPNKQYMP from the coding sequence ATGACGCATAAGCCATTTGATGATGAGCAGCTTGAACATGTATTGAACAATGCCCCTAAGCTTTCTGACCACCGTTCAAAAGAAGACATATTAAATCGGTTAATGGCAGATGCTCGCTTGCAGGATAATATTCACCTTCAAGAAGCAATTCAACAACCAGTAGAGGATGAACAAACTCAGCAACAAAGTAATTCTCTGAAACAAGAAGAACGATCAACCGAATCTAAGTTTCGTAAAATACCATTTTTTATGAGTGTGGCAGCAGTTTTTGCGTTAACAATACTCGTAGGCTCAATGGTAATGAATAATCAAGCTGAACAGAAAGATCAAGCTAGTACGGCTGAAACAGCTACGTACTCTACTTTACAGGAAGATCGTGCTACAAAAGATGCATCTGCGAAGGATGAGGTGCTCCAATCCAATATTGTAACAGAGCATGAGCGTATTTTATCTTTACGGTCATCTGTCTATGAAGAAGATGTCAAAGATGCTGTTGTCTTTCGTATTGGTTTAGCTGGACGAGACGCAGAAAGTGTTCCTATGACATATGTAATTCCAAATGAGCGTGTTGCAACTGATTTTGGAACTGAAAAACCTTCTACTTTACAGATGTATGAAAAATACGCTCCTCAAATAGATGAGGAAGCTAAAGGGTTTACAGACTATCATCCTTATAAAGGTGAGTTAAAGGAGAAGGAAGATAAGCTTGTTCATGTTTTACCTAAGGACAATGATTATGATGTTGCTTCAGCTACCGTCAATGAATACAAAGGAACTTTGGAAGATACATTCTCAGATTCTGAATATACAGAAGTAGAGATTCAAAATGAAGATGGTACGCCTTATGAGTTTTCCCAAGATGGTGAGCCAAGTCAAGCTATGTCATTAACAGGTGCCAAACATTATAATTATTATTTATACAAGGATCCAAATGGAGCAGAATATTTATCTCCAGATTTCCGTCAAACCTTTGCTAATGTGACAGAGGCACTCACACAGATGAAAAATAAAAATGATGATGTTTATGTGCCAGTTGTTCCTGAAAACGTGACATACACAGTAAAAGAGGAAGCGGATGGTGTAGTCATTACATTTGACATCCCTCTTGATTTAACATCCTTGGAGCCAATTCGAGCTACACAATTAATCGAAGCCATGATGCTAACTGCTGCTAGCTTTGATCAACAGTTACGCTTAGATAATGTTGTTCAGGAAAGCTGGGAAGGATTCGATTTAAAAAATTATTTGCCAAAGCCTGTAGGACCAAATAAACAATATATGCCGTAG
- the resB gene encoding cytochrome c biogenesis protein ResB → MENIICACGHSNPYGTKLCEKCGRPLTEEEKQNKVVDMRYDGMAIRSKTYNKSIIDKIWNFFSSVKVGITLIIITLIAASIGTLLPQEFYVKASDMEKGAYYADVYGTFGKIYYTLGLSDLYSSWWFQILVGMLAVSIIVASLDRGIPLYKSLKNQRVKRHESFMKRQRIVAEGQVTGSAEETLDKVAQKMTEMRYSVRRDGSALLAEKGRFSRYGPYINHVGLIIFLGGVMLRLVPGFYVDESIWVREGETRAITGMDGYFIENRDFILETHDNKPQGEQVKQGVNVVAKNFQTDITLYKQPDDALPGDTENLEKVKDYSIRVNHPLKEDGFALYQMDYRLNELKQMNFELINKSTEKSLGKVEIDLTNPKKEYDLGNGSSVQILVYTPDFDGFENGEPQTKTSIPNNPAFLFKMTTPETPEGEVSFVEIMQPPLEPLGENKYRMKFAAAEMRDMSGITVRKDSTIPILFVGGVIFMIGVVIGSYWNHRRLWLQVEPDGRVLMAAHVNKNMFSMKKDLDAVTAFATLPPYIDQLEKNEASEESTNGGNKEKEGDNTL, encoded by the coding sequence ATGGAAAATATCATTTGTGCTTGTGGTCATAGTAACCCATACGGCACGAAGCTCTGTGAGAAATGTGGTCGTCCTTTAACCGAAGAAGAAAAGCAAAATAAAGTAGTTGATATGCGATATGATGGCATGGCCATTCGTTCAAAAACATACAACAAATCTATCATCGATAAAATATGGAATTTCTTCTCGAGTGTTAAAGTTGGTATTACCTTAATTATTATCACATTGATTGCTGCTTCAATCGGAACATTACTACCACAAGAGTTTTACGTAAAAGCTTCTGATATGGAGAAAGGAGCTTATTACGCAGACGTATATGGTACATTCGGTAAAATTTATTACACGTTAGGCTTATCGGATTTATATAGCTCATGGTGGTTCCAAATTTTAGTTGGTATGCTGGCTGTGTCGATAATCGTAGCGAGTCTTGACCGAGGAATTCCACTTTATAAATCATTAAAAAATCAACGTGTGAAAAGACATGAAAGCTTTATGAAGCGTCAGCGCATTGTCGCGGAAGGGCAAGTGACTGGTAGTGCAGAGGAAACGCTTGATAAAGTAGCACAAAAAATGACTGAGATGAGATATTCTGTTCGTCGAGATGGTAGCGCTCTCTTAGCTGAAAAAGGACGCTTTTCTCGTTACGGCCCGTACATAAACCATGTCGGTCTCATTATTTTTTTAGGTGGAGTCATGCTACGTCTTGTCCCGGGCTTCTATGTCGATGAATCGATTTGGGTTCGTGAGGGAGAGACACGTGCTATTACTGGCATGGACGGTTATTTCATTGAAAACCGTGATTTCATTTTAGAGACTCATGATAATAAACCACAGGGAGAGCAAGTCAAACAGGGTGTGAATGTTGTTGCGAAAAATTTCCAAACAGATATTACACTATACAAACAGCCTGATGACGCACTACCAGGTGATACAGAAAATCTAGAAAAAGTAAAAGATTATTCGATTCGTGTAAACCATCCTTTAAAAGAAGATGGCTTCGCTCTTTACCAAATGGATTATCGTCTAAATGAATTAAAACAAATGAATTTTGAATTAATCAATAAGTCGACAGAAAAATCACTTGGTAAAGTAGAAATTGATTTAACTAATCCTAAAAAAGAATACGATTTAGGTAATGGTTCTTCAGTACAAATTCTTGTTTATACACCAGATTTTGATGGGTTTGAAAACGGAGAGCCACAAACAAAAACTTCAATTCCAAATAATCCAGCATTTTTATTTAAAATGACAACGCCAGAAACACCAGAAGGCGAAGTAAGTTTTGTTGAAATTATGCAACCTCCGTTAGAGCCGCTTGGTGAAAATAAGTACAGAATGAAGTTTGCAGCAGCAGAGATGCGTGATATGTCAGGTATTACGGTCCGTAAAGATAGTACAATTCCTATTTTATTTGTCGGGGGTGTCATCTTTATGATTGGTGTTGTGATAGGTTCTTACTGGAATCACAGACGTTTATGGCTTCAAGTAGAACCAGATGGCCGCGTGTTAATGGCTGCCCATGTCAATAAAAATATGTTCAGCATGAAAAAGGATTTAGATGCTGTAACAGCCTTTGCTACATTGCCTCCGTATATAGACCAGTTAGAGAAAAATGAGGCTAGCGAAGAGTCCACAAATGGTGGCAATAAAGAAAAGGAAGGTGACAACACCTTATGA